GATACGTTTACTTATATAAAAGAGTAAGTTCAAAGGATTACAGCCTGGTTActaaacaatcaaaatatgCGACAGCAagaagacacacaaaaaaaaaaaaaaaaaagtgtaaaaacttGTAGGGTTGTGATTGGGGAAGGGTGGGGAGACAATAAAGACTCAGAAATAGAATTCAAAGATgttaaacaaaagagaaaatagaccataaaaatcaaaaccaaatgGCACTTACAGACCTTCCTCCATGTTATACCTCTTGTGTTAGGCACAAACCATGTGCTTGCATGtacaatgtgtgtatatgttaaTTCACCTCCTCTCATGCTTGTTAAGTGTATGGATTAAGTGTAAGTATGGATGCATGCTAAAAGCTGAAGCTATTACAGCTCCAACAGCAGCTGGAAATTGTCCCATTTGGTAAATAGTGATTACCCCAAGACTTGAACAAACTTTGTTGCACAGCTCTCCCACTTTCATCGTACGAAAACCTAGATGACTATGGTCACAATTTGTATCAGACGTAACAGCGACGCCAGAATATCACAGGCTCTGAGGCCTGGCTTTAGCACATACTCACAGTGCACATGTCCAGTACATGCGTCCCAAACCAGCTTCAGCTCCAGAGGTCTTACAGTCAACAGAGTAATATGTGAAACTGAATTCTCATACTTTGTAACAACCCCAAAAGATGGGGGAGAAGAATACTGAATTCTGTAACAACTTATGCAAGGAGCCATAGGACAATGCCAGCATGAAAATAAAGTCCATTTTGCTAGGCAACTTGTTTTTAGAAAGAAGATTAAAAGTCTCAGAATTTAGCAGCAAAAGGGCAAGACTAGCCTCTTTATTTGGAGCTCAAGCAAATGTTTGTCGTGAGTACTGTGCAATTCTCACAGGGAGAAAGCCTCTTActgctgtgtgtgttaaaagCAGTATAAAAAGGGTTCTGAcaaactcaagaaaaaaaaaaaaaaagacattgcgACCTCAAGAAGCACTTCACAAAACTTCTATAACCACTAAAATCAAGCTGAAAACATGCCAAGCAAACAACAGAGAATACCTGCTATGGTCACTAGCAACCGAacaggttttttgtttggtttcttgacTGGAAATCTGAAGCATTCCATTGTGCGAACAGGAACTATGGCATTATTCATCCTGGTTAATCTAGCACACACTATTCTCTGGGCCCTTGCACTAATAAACCACCAGAATAAACAAGTCTTTTGAAAGTTAAAGCCATAGGAAGTGGCAAACTACTGTGATATCatacaaaaatgataaaatttagaaaactGCCATGTAGCCATCTGGTTTAACTAAAGAGACGGTGTGCAATACAATGTAAAGGGCAAATGCCGGCCTTTTCTTCAAACATCCCACTCTGAGCtgactgatgaaaaaaaaaaaaaaaaagctaaaatcaTTCACTGAATTTCCCTAGTTATAGTTCACATCATAATTAAAATTACTCtaaactttttttccattgcAAGATATGGCCAATATTTCTTATGGTAATAAAACTTTATCAAAAAGGAAATAGCCACATATACGGTACCATTTTCACAATTTGCATACAATGAAATCTGCCTGCACATTTTAGCATCTTGTATGCacgttatatatatacatggtCCCAGAACCTCTAGATAGCTAGAACAgattgtttacaaatttatatatttgcaCCCTAAGAATGAACGCTTTTAAGCAAATAGCAATAACAGAGAAGTAAAGGAATAGTAGGACATCAAGGAATACATCATCTATGGCTTAATTCGAGTATCCTCATACTCTAGGTTTCAGGGGACCATACATTGCTGGACTACCAACTAAAGAGTGCCCAATTCCATACAGCGACCATTCTCTTTATATCTTACCAAAGCACATGGCAGTCTCCGTTAATTTATAtggaactaatttttttctcataagtTTCCAATGATGAAATGTGGTAGTGTACttattttatgacataaaaGCCTATAAGGAATCTATGCCAGTGAAAGCTACACAACACctaaaactttaaaagcaaaatagagTGCACAAAGGTATGACAACATTTCCAGGCAGAAAAGAACTCTGTTCTTCCCACAAGTTTCACCTGATGGAAGTGGTTAGCCAAGTCTACCCTCAAAATGCTTCTTGATGCCCATGCCTTCAGTTGTGACATAGCACAACAGCTTTCCCATGACTGGATGTTTAAATCTCAACCAAATGATGGCTGAAATTACTAGGCTCAAACCCTTCTGTAACCTGCCTGATCATATTAACTAGGTTTCCGAACGATGTAGCAACACATAACTTTATGCTTTTTTCTGCCTTTCCTAGACTtccacaaaaacacagacaaggGCACACgacaagacaaagaacaaactACGAGCAACATAGGATCTACAAAGCGCTGACGGGCGACCCTGCCAGGCTGGGTCACATGGGGTGTGCAGAAAGGTCTCGAGGGCTTGCATGGCAAAACAGCAGCAGGAGAATGTCGTAGGGGTAAACAACGTGCCACGCCATGTGGCAAAGACAAGAAACGCTGACACTTCTGCTGCCAGTGATGCCAGAAAAATGCAGGCAAGCCCCCATGTGAGACCCCTGCACTCCTTCCCCTAAATGATGGGGCGGGAGTACTGGGTGCCCTCCGATAACTTGGTGTAGTGGGTGTAAGTAAGAGTGTAGTTCTTAAAGCAGCAGAACTGGTGGTCCCGACGACGATACCCTTTCATTGTATGCTGGTTCTCAAGAGTCTTGTAAGTGTCTCGAGCAATGGATGCCTGCAAATGAAGAggagcaaaataaacaacaggacatCACGGGAAAAATAGGAAGTGGGGGAGATATCGTGCAAACACGAGATGTTAACCAAGGTAcagcaaataaactgaaattataTGATACAGACCTTGTTGGCAAAGATCGTCATCAAAAACTTGCCAGGCCTGAATACATCCAGAACCTTGTCAATCAGTTCATGGTAAGATTCCTGCAGAAAAGACATGATATTAATCCCAGACTAAACAAGATAGATGAAATGCTATCAGAAAGATAACAGTAGGTTACGCAAATAGTTGTGAAGAAATTCTGAACGTGATATGGATACATAAATTTACCTGGGGTACGTTGCTCTCAAAGCTGACATAGCTGCAGTGTGGCTCAGGAGTCACATGGATAGTGATGTAGTAACCCTGTTGCACagagcaaataataataaaaaaaaactaattaaactTGCACCTGCAGTTATTATGTATCTTACTGGTACGGGATAGGCAGTACCCCACAGGTTACTTATCTAAATCTCTCATACAACCCCCCTTTCACCCAAAACTGTATGAGATGTGGCAGATATTAAACAGACACCCCCAAGCAGCATGTTTCCACAACCATATTTCTCTACAACTCAGCTAATCATGTTTTTCCACTAAACATTTGAAATCACAACTCAAATGTTTCTTCTGCTATTCCTTCTATTCTAAAAAGCCAATAGCTTCATTTAAAGGCATCCATCCATCAAAATATTATGTCCGACCTAGGGTTAAAACGGTATCCTTGCTGTCTAATGTACAACATGCAAATGTATTCCACTGTGTACTATAATTCTTCTAAAGAAGATAAAACTTCAGAGATGACAGCAGCTACAAGTGGAAACCACATTATCATTAACATCAAAAACTTTCGCCAACTTACACCAGGAAGCAGGCCATTCATGGAATAACCACATGGGTCAAACAGGAAGTCATCAATCTTTATGCCTGGAATGATGTCCGCAATACCAGATTTCTGCAACCACAAGTCTGTTTTGGTCAATTTAAAATTGGGCACTATTTCTCTGGGAGGTAAGAGGCATCAAACTagaaaatactaaaaatgtGCACGTTACACAAATTTACTTCTTAAAGTCATTGTACTAAACCTTTGTTTGCCTTTAATATCCATAAAAAGATTTCCTAAAAGTGTTCACATAAATATTAGCAAAAATGGTCACCTACAAAATTTCAAGATTTGTACAAACTATTGTATAAACTATTAAGTCCTCCGTCTCTCTTACGCATCACCTAATTATCAAGGCTTCCACTCTGCagttaaaggaaacaaaaaaaaaaaatcacctgtgAGGCTTCTTCGCCTGATTTGCATTCTTCTTGAGTGAAGATGCGCATTTTGTCTGGACACATGTCCCACATGAGAAGCTGTAAATGTATAAGGGAAAGTCTCATCAAAATTGCTCTCGATATCAAAAACTcatgcttgtttaaaaaaaaaaaaaaaaggcagaacaAGAACCACCAACATTTTAGTCCAGTCTTCATTGAAATTGACTGTCAAGATTAGTTTGTTACTCATAATTTTTCTTGGTCCTCATTCAATTGTACTAACAAATGAAAGAGGAATTGTGGTGTCAATTTGTTATGCTTCACCACAGTGTTTCctaaaatgaacaaatgtacatttttaagCATAAAAACCAAATGTTTTTGGTTATACTTATTACTTCTAATCGCATCATGGCAACATTCACACCATGTAATCAGCAAATGTTTTTAGTTCTGACATGCCACACCCCATAGCGTACTTTTCGTCCAAAAAATCATAGAAGTCAGAGGCCATTACAAGTCTACTTTCTCCCTTCCAAAAATGCAgctgttgatttgttttgacCTTACACGATTCTTTACCACTTTAGCTTCCACTATTTTGACCCCTAAACTAGTGGCAGATCATGCTGGcaacaagacaaaataaaataaaaatggcaaaaaattcaatggaaaaaaaaaattgtaataccTCGAAAGTTTGATCTGGGTGAGTGACACCTTCATCTTCTAAAGTGTAGAGGTACCTGTGAGATTGAAACATGTCAGAAATAAACAGTGGAAATTATGCAAAGGAAAGATATTATAATACAACAATAATTTAGGAACCATgcaacaaaaatttaatttttaaaagccaCCCCCACCCACTTATCCACCGGGGCTGAATTTCATATCATGCTATAACTTACAGCAAGGACCATCATTAGTAAGATGTGTCGTAAGATGCAGTCCCCTAcaggcatttttaaaaaatgatcataTTGCATGTAACAACCGTAGTGATGGTGATATTAATTATGATTAAGATGACAATCTCcttttaaagacaagaaaagatcCGAGAAACTGTAGTTTTGCAGAGTCAACATAAAATTCaacctataataataaaaatgatttacattttacatgcaTGAAAGCGTGATTTACAGCTGAGCTGCAAACGTAAGACTACCTTAAAGTACATGCTGAAATCTCAAGTAAAAGAAAACCAGCATCCCTGTTCCAAACCCTAACAACAGAAAGTCACCCTACAGGCTCAATTCAACCGGCCTCAATTACCAGTAATATGAGGCTAGGTAATTCATTTGCACCAACACCTTTCAGCCAAATCCATTTTCACACCATATCTTAATGTGTAAATAAGCTGTGACATCTTCCTCCCAGTGAAGGCTGATATATATCCTCAAATGGCATAAGCACTGAAGGGAAAGGGAGAGGTTGTTGGCATAAAACTGTTTACACCACTACACCGATGCATCCACATGCACTAAGTGTTACTGACCACTAAGTTATAATTTCATGAAGTGATCATCTCATGCCAATGATGCCATTTAGCAGCATCCTCCAAAACTCTAAAGATGGACTAATGAACAGTATTTGCAGACTTTAGCAGAAACTGTATACTTGACCATTTGGTAATGTATTTCATAaaagacatacacacaagaCTGAGAATGGCACAAGATGATTCTGCTCTTTGGCATGCCTTCTGTCTTTTGCATGTCACCGCCTCTTTGGCAGACtataaatcaaagaaaacaaaactcatttgGCGGTAAGTAAAATTTATAATCTACCCTCCCAAAGACTCTTCCTTGATGGTGCCGTCCCACATGTAATTGCCAGTCTGCAGAGATAATTTTCACAtctcaaaatttaataattgtCTTTTCCCAAGAAATTAAAATCCTTGAAAATAGTATGACCCAACTAAAGAATACTAACAATGTTTAGCAGGCTACCTTTAATAGGCTGAGTGCTTTACCACTTTagcatgctattttttttctgcctgcagcatctgtttacagggctggctgccttaccccgatatagccctagttgctggctccatgtaaaacaccaattccacaTCCCCTACATCCACATTTACAAGTTATTTTCCATCCATCAGGTTATAGAACACAGAATCCCATTTACTGATGTGGaaacaaatttcttcttttaaaactgcATCAGGCTTATGGCTGGAAAATTCTCCCTACCTGATCTAGAAGGTAAAAATGGTGACTAAGGGACATAGGACCCTAGATTCTGTTCACTGCTCTCATGACCAATATGATCTACAACTTTTTGTCACTTAAAGATCAgaattatatgaaaataatgaccACCTTTAGGTAGACACTAATGTATcctgaaaaaatgtttgtagttttCGGAAAGAAGTATAATTAAGAATATTCTTTCGCTATGCTCAATTCTAAATCATGAATCATTTCTCACAACCACAGAACTGACACAGCAACATGCCGAAACGTACGCTGCCCAGACTATCTCATGTCGACTTGTACAGTAATtctacacacaaatataattgCGAATGATTTGCTTGAAATATGCACAGGTAAGCATTAGTTCAAAAATGCACTGTCATAATGTGAGATGACcaaacaaaatgagagaaaatagtCATAAACATCATGATCATTAGTGtaattcttcaaaataaaagataagaaatatcTTACCAACAGTCTCCATTGATGCGTCCTAAAGTGTATGCTGATCCATCTGAAAGAATAGAATAACTGCGGTCACAAAATGAATAACTCGTTTTAGTGGGTAATAGATTAGAGAAAACTACAGTGGTTCTTTTAGTAGACCAAAAATGGAATCTAAATAACAGCAAGACCAAAAAAGAATGGTGGGCAACcaaaatctttgttgtttttcataACTGACTACAAAACACCTATTTAATGAActtgaacagacacaaaaaattattcaaataaataatgagcTTTGTACTTACTTGGGAATATTTTGTCCAGCTGCtgcaccttttaaaaaaaaaagtcaacatcaTAATTTAGTAGTCTGTCAACAACAACTCAAGCTTAACATCTAAGCAGTTAACTGTTTAACTGTGTGACAGAAAGGAATGTGCAGAACATATTCTGATGAACAGCAACAGTTACTTGCTGTAGGCTATTAATACAAAAATTCtaacagttaaaaacagaatgtGCATAATCCATGTGAAGGGTAAATCTAGCAGTGCCTATCTTGCCATACATGTGTGCAGTGACTTGAAAGCACAAGCAAACTGTATGATAAACCTTGGAACCATAAACCTAACACTGCTATTTAACTGACCAAAAGCTTACCTCGTTTTCAAAATTCTGATGAACACAATGTTGCAATTCGGGACGAGAGAAATTCTTCCTTGAAAAGAAGATATCCTACAAGACACAAATTTAAAGttaatagtatatatatataaaccataATAATAAGTAACAAGAAAGACATACTACATACAGAAAATATGAGCTATAAACAAagacagggttcccagggatctgggatggtgccaagtaaggatctttaatgcatttgtaaggacctaagtgacagtcatcaatgctcaagtttttctcatgtacggtcggaaagaggtattatttatgaatctttggtcttctctatgttcagaaataaatgtattgctattctagtaataaataatcaaagagttaattttgacgCCTCTCTGCCATGTTTTGCAtcatcaagaagacaaagaaatatggCAATCTGTCAAGACTAAATTCTTGCGAAACATAAGTTCTCGTCGCAAACAAGACTTGGCAAtcgtgtgattaaaatagcagcAAGGCGAAAGAATCGTCTGTATTTTgtgccaaagtcgactccgaatataaatttgtggtaatattttatcgatataaagACTTGTAACAGTCACAGAGAAAAATGTAAGGACgtgaggaattgtaaggacctcatggcaaatataaggacttataaggcaTTACAGAGAAAATTCTCTACGTAAGGACTCTGCAAACCCTGAAAGAAGCCAATCCAAAATATCAGCTCAAAAGCGGTTATAgtggcacaaaaaaaaaaaatgctgaaaaagaTCAATGTAAAATGCAGGATAATTTGGGctagttaaaacattttctgctagCAACACGCATGCTtttaatgcacaaaaaaaaaggataagtACTTAAGATGCCATACCTGTAGTGCCAATTAAGATATCAAGtgtaataaaactataaaatgcaCCAAGTTGTTGGCAATCATCTCCACTCCTACTTATCCCCAATTTCAGCAGTGAAAAACTCATCTATTTTATTTGCCAACAAACAAGCACCTGCTAAAACAGTTGAGACCAAACAAAGTCAGTTTTCATAACAGCATGCAAGTTTTTTTAACTTATAACTGCCGACAATGTGCAAAAGGCTTGTTTTAGGGCACAACAAACAGAAGCAAGCACAAATGAGCATCTATTTCAACATTCAACACTTGAATAAGAGGAGCtgaaatgggggaaaaaaaatgagttagCATTAAGAGTGGAAAATGTGCTCTCCcgccaaaaaaaataaacccccAGACTATTCTGTCTTCTAGAAGCCAGTTTATGAATGCTTCATTTGACGTATAATGGATGAGGTTGCCACTGCAGATAAACGCTGCCCTTCATCCTACAGGCATTACAACCACCAACAcataaattaaagataaagaaagaaagagaacccTTGTGCTATGCATCTGCAAATGTTTTAAGACAAAAATCCAGCCAAGGCAACACAGCAATCGGGTGAAAACTGAATAATCCACACAAAATAGGTATTTTTCACTATTAAGCATGGATGGGAAACATCAACCGAAGGAAGTTTAGCTGCTGTAATTAACAAGCACTTCTTTCCTTCAGTTTAATCTATGCccttaaagtatttttcttgcaAGAAAAGATTCTTGTGGACTGAAACGAGGAAGTGTTATGGTAACTATCAGATGTAGGTTAGGTCAAATATAAGTTggctttttttcgttttgtttacaGACTAATAAGACAcgacataaacatttattataacTTAACCTGTTTAGAATGCCTTGCCTAAagtgccaaaaagaaaaaaaacactctaCTGCTTCAGTCTTTACAGATGCTCCCCAGCAAAGAAACAAGTAACCCtctccaaaaaaaacaaaaaaaatacaaagttgaCCGTCCTACTACATGACAGTTCAGATTCTTCTTGTTTTCCCAATAGTTTACATgctcacaaaaaacatttttatggaaaaatagaaaaggcCACTTACAACCACTTTGTCAAAGCCAACTTTCTTTTTGACCAAATCCAGTAGGTAGTCCACAGCAGATAGAAGTGTTGTTGTTCCACACGTCTTCAGGATAAAGCGATCCTTTGTcacaaacatactgctttcgCTGGAAAAGTGAATCCAAAGCCAagacaaaaaaggtaaaatggGCGTCATAGATTGGGATACTTCATAAAAgcttctttttaaaactgttattaagAGATCATTTTCAACACATTTGATGCACAGTTGGCCCTCTGTGAAATCAACTGCGAATTAAAACTAGTtggaaaaaaattccagaaagcCCTAAAATCAAAACCTACATTTTACAGACCCTCTCCTGCATTTGTTGCTGGCATCTATTATGCAGTTAGACCTTAAGCCTATGCTTGGTGTTTGCACTGAACacttgatgtttcttttcttgctacTGCTCcaaataataaaggaaaacaacagtTAGTAATGTGGAGCAGTAAAGTGTATGTAATCTGCAATCACTAagtcattttaaatgaaagatttaaacatttgttgattCTGGCATACACTGAGGAGCCTAGAATCAATTTCCAGAGGATACCCAGGGAAACTGTAGAGACTAACATCTCTTTTTCCCTTACCTCAGTAAAAAGCAATTCACTGCTCAAGTTTGCTGATGCTATCAATTACAAAGTACTTGGATGCACACAtgcaggaaataaaacaaagacaaggaAATGACAGCTTGATAAATCACAATCAAGTGACTGCGAAATGATACAAATTTTATGAAACAAAGCATATAAAACAACTACATTTAAAATGCACTAAACCTATCCTGTTCTCTTGCCAACATTTTGCCAGTCACCTTTGCATTTAATTTTGGTTTGGCaagttatttctgtaaataagaGCGTGGTCTGGTGGCACACCTGCTAGTGCCTGTAGTGAGGACTGATTGTCCTCGGTTTAgatcttgtctcaagcactttttcttttttttttccttctgcaaGTGGCACCTGGTTACAGAGCTGGCCACTTAACCATGATTTACTCAGTTGTTTGCTTGTCAAGACAGAAATAAACTTCCTCAGTTTCTGGATGATCACAGACCCTTGACTAATGAAGAAACATAAAGACAATTTCAATGTGACAGTGTGGTGGTTAAATTTACTTACCTAAGCACATATGCATCCATGTCTTTATTGGAGGTAACACTGATGATTTCACAGCGAACCACACGCAGAAGTTTCACCCACTCTGATCTGCAAACATGTCAGTTATAAAGGGAAAAATCTTAGCAAAACTTCAATACTGTTGAAATCTTAGAACATAAATGCACTTGCTAGTAAAAACTATATTTGTGTCATGACCAGCCATTATATATCTAAGAACTGACAGATTCTTGCATTTATGTGCTGTCCTTacttcataaaaagaaaatgaattgtaTTTTAAACCTTCCTGTACAGTTCCCACCCATAAATGCAAGTATCTTTATAGGTACAGCTCAACTGTTTCACTACACCTGTATTGAATGAATTATGGTAACATATCACTATTTAACTAAATactaaatgaaatatttgagcTTTTTCTTGTTGCAGTTCTTAAAACTTGTGCTATACTTAATGCTGACTATTgtcaaaaacttaaaatgtagCAATCACATTCACCACTTCTACAGCCATGCCTGACAAGCCTAGCCAGTCTATTACTGCATCAGAgaattcatgatttttttaatggcattCTGAACTGTCCCCATGGCGTTAATTACTCTCAACATAAGCACTCTAACAATAATAGCACATTTCATTCACACAACATGTCTTAACATTGGACAGAACAATATTTAAACAAGCATTCTAGTTCTGACAATGCAGCCACACTGAAAACAGGATCATCAAAACCACAACCCTGCCAGTAGGAATGACATCCAAGCTAAGCCAGGTTGGAGTACAAGTGATGCTAAGCTAAATTATCATTCACAAAGAACTATAAATTTAAGCTCTGCTATTAAttactaaatattatttatttctctgcttcctctttccctctctcaaAGTTTctgaagatgtaaaaaaaaaatgtgagacaAGTCTTCATTACTAATATCTCTGAAGACTCTATACTATCTTACAAGTGTTGTAAAATAGGCGTTAATTgtacctcaaaaaaaaaaaaaaaaaatatgcaaaagccGCCTGCAACTGGAAGTAACACGCAATTCAGTGCATAAACATGTATACCTTCCATGGGACATTGAACAACGCAAAATAAATTGGGGCGCCAATCAGATTGGtgacaatgaaaagaaatactttgtgtgtgttggttttttttgtttttttgcaatttatgtCCACGTTAATTAACATTCACCACTCCAGTGCGCATAAAAAGGTAAAACTTGAAGTAAAGGAAAACGACTCATATACTTCATATCCACCGTGTTCGTCAGCTTTAATGCAAAATGAGGTAAACCCTGAGACCTATTTAATTGAAAATCGATATATATCCGTTAGGATTGATAACGGGATCGGGGTAGCCTTGACCTCAGCTCATTGAGGCTCATCTGAGGGAATGTCCGTACACGCAGCACGAACAGCGAGGCCGAGCCGATTAAAagtgcattttatttacagtggaTGTTTTTCTTGCCATGCCTCACTAACGAAACGAAGTTGCATGAAGATCAGTTTGTACATGCGGTTGGTAAAGGTGAAACAGGGAGAGACGAGAAACACCCTGGGTATCGCAGAATGAAGACAACGAGCCGCGAGTGAGGAGCGCAGCATGTGACAGCCAAAATTCCCCTGCACGTGTACTCGGCATAAGAGCCGCAGGTATCCCTTCATCACGACGATGTTTCTACACTTTAATCCTCCTACcgtgttattttttatttactctatTTTTGAAgctgaaataattaaaaatgactactcatcgaaaaaaaagaacacTCATGGAAAATTACCGcaagctcaaaaaaaaaaaaaaaaatcatcgcaAACGGCGATTTGCCGGCGATGGTTTGCCTGATAAAGGATGCAATAAAACAATCGAATTTTGTTTCGTATTTAGCGAAACTAAAAATATTGACTTGCCTATCGATGGTTCGCAGATCCCGATCGGTGCCATCGTTAGAAGCGAACCAAACTTCCAACAATTTTTCTGCGCCTTCGAAGAAATGTTGCTGGGATTGCACTGTCGCCATCATCCTGGCTCCGTGTAGTCCACACGACTGCGAGTAGCGTACGCGCGCCAGGATAATATGTGTGGCGCGCACCGGCCGATTCCTCCGCCGCTAACATAGTTC
The sequence above is a segment of the Pomacea canaliculata isolate SZHN2017 linkage group LG6, ASM307304v1, whole genome shotgun sequence genome. Coding sequences within it:
- the LOC112566172 gene encoding S-adenosylmethionine decarboxylase proenzyme-like encodes the protein MMATVQSQQHFFEGAEKLLEVWFASNDGTDRDLRTIDRSEWVKLLRVVRCEIISVTSNKDMDAYVLSESSMFVTKDRFILKTCGTTTLLSAVDYLLDLVKKKVGFDKVVDIFFSRKNFSRPELQHCVHQNFENEVQQLDKIFPNGSAYTLGRINGDCWYLYTLEDEGVTHPDQTFELLMWDMCPDKMRIFTQEECKSGEEASQKSGIADIIPGIKIDDFLFDPCGYSMNGLLPGGYYITIHVTPEPHCSYVSFESNVPQESYHELIDKVLDVFRPGKFLMTIFANKASIARDTYKTLENQHTMKGYRRRDHQFCCFKNYTLTYTHYTKLSEGTQYSRPII